One region of Sulfurisphaera ohwakuensis genomic DNA includes:
- a CDS encoding AbrB/MazE/SpoVT family DNA-binding domain-containing protein, which translates to MEVKVHKKGIIVIPAEVRRRLNIREGSYMELEVEGDKIVLKRKMTLLDAYGIDKGMGDLALKELEKLRKEEVEKENNI; encoded by the coding sequence ATGGAGGTAAAGGTTCATAAGAAGGGAATTATAGTTATCCCGGCTGAGGTTAGAAGGAGGCTTAATATTAGGGAGGGTTCTTATATGGAGTTAGAGGTTGAAGGTGATAAGATTGTTTTAAAACGAAAAATGACTCTCCTTGATGCTTATGGTATAGATAAGGGGATGGGAGATTTAGCTTTAAAGGAGTTGGAAAAGTTGAGGAAGGAAGAAGTTGAGAAAGAAAATAATATTTGA
- a CDS encoding nucleotidyltransferase domain-containing protein: MGKAKSALKSQIELVRKAIEFINDVKKEISVKDVYVVGSRARGDYLEVSDIDLVIISPDFKGLRYIDRLEKLGKYLRARIEFFAFTPEEWEKPSSLFIKEMKREAKKLEDLAKELGLI; the protein is encoded by the coding sequence ATGGGTAAAGCGAAATCTGCGTTAAAGAGTCAGATTGAATTGGTGAGAAAAGCAATAGAATTCATAAATGATGTGAAAAAGGAAATTAGTGTTAAGGATGTATATGTAGTAGGCTCTAGAGCTAGAGGAGATTATTTAGAGGTAAGTGACATAGATTTAGTAATAATATCTCCAGATTTTAAAGGCTTAAGATACATTGATAGGCTTGAGAAATTGGGGAAATACTTAAGAGCACGCATAGAATTCTTTGCATTTACTCCAGAAGAATGGGAAAAGCCTTCATCACTTTTTATAAAGGAAATGAAAAGGGAAGCAAAGAAGTTAGAAGATTTGGCAAAAGAATTAGGATTAATTTAG
- a CDS encoding RNA-guided endonuclease InsQ/TnpB family protein: MERTVKLRVRVDYATYSALKEVEEEYREVLEDAINYGLSNKTTSFTRIKAGIYKVEREKHKDLPSHYIYTACEDASERLDSFEKLKKRGRTYTDKPSVRKVTVHLDDHLWKFSLDRVSISTKKGRVFISPTFPKIFWEYYNKGWRIASEARFKLLKGNVVEFYIIFKKDEPKPYEPKGFIPVDINENSVSVLIDGKPILLETNTKKITLGYEYRRKSMTTGRSTKDREVRRKLKRLRERDKKADVRRKLAKLIVKEAFESKSAIVLEDLPKRTPEHMIKDVKDSQLRLRIYRSAFSSMKNAIIEKAREFGVPVILVNPAYTSTVCPIHGSKIIYQPDGGNAPRVGVCEKGKERWHRDVVALYNLLNRAGDVSPVPLGSKESHDPSTVKLGRWLRAKSLHSIMNEDKMIEMKV; this comes from the coding sequence GTGGAGAGGACAGTGAAGTTAAGAGTTAGGGTCGACTACGCCACATACTCAGCACTTAAAGAAGTTGAGGAGGAGTACAGAGAGGTTCTAGAGGATGCAATAAATTATGGACTTTCAAACAAAACTACCTCCTTCACTAGGATTAAAGCGGGAATTTATAAGGTTGAAAGGGAGAAACATAAGGACTTACCCTCCCATTATATTTACACCGCCTGTGAGGATGCGAGTGAGAGATTAGACAGTTTTGAGAAGTTAAAGAAGAGGGGTAGGACTTATACTGATAAACCGTCAGTGAGAAAAGTTACTGTGCACTTAGATGACCACTTGTGGAAGTTCAGCCTTGATAGGGTTTCAATTTCCACGAAGAAGGGTAGGGTTTTCATTTCACCAACCTTCCCTAAGATCTTTTGGGAGTATTATAATAAGGGCTGGAGGATTGCGAGTGAGGCTAGGTTTAAATTGTTGAAGGGGAATGTGGTAGAGTTTTACATCATCTTTAAGAAGGATGAGCCTAAACCTTACGAGCCTAAGGGTTTCATCCCAGTTGACATTAACGAGAATTCAGTCTCTGTATTAATTGATGGAAAACCGATCCTCTTAGAGACTAACACCAAGAAAATTACTCTAGGTTATGAGTATAGGAGGAAGTCGATGACTACTGGTAGGTCAACTAAGGATAGAGAAGTGAGGAGGAAGTTAAAGAGGTTGAGAGAGAGGGATAAAAAGGCTGATGTTAGGAGGAAGTTGGCTAAGCTAATCGTTAAAGAGGCTTTTGAAAGTAAGAGTGCCATAGTTTTAGAGGACTTGCCCAAGAGAACTCCAGAGCATATGATTAAGGATGTTAAAGACTCTCAGCTTAGGTTGAGAATTTACCGTTCAGCGTTTTCATCTATGAAGAACGCTATTATTGAGAAGGCTAGGGAGTTTGGTGTTCCAGTAATTTTGGTTAACCCAGCATATACTTCCACTGTTTGTCCAATCCACGGATCGAAGATTATTTACCAACCCGATGGGGGCAATGCCCCAAGGGTTGGTGTTTGTGAGAAGGGGAAAGAGAGGTGGCATAGGGATGTTGTGGCATTGTATAACTTGTTGAATAGGGCTGGAGATGTGAGCCCCGTGCCGTTGGGCTCTAAGGAGTCCCATGACCCATCTACCGTTAAGCTTGGTAGGTGGTTGAGGGCTAAGTCCCTACACTCGATCATGAATGAAGATAAAATGATTGAAATGAAAGTGTAG
- a CDS encoding IS607 family transposase has translation MERLLRPKEACQLLGISYSTLLRWVREGKIRVVTTEGGKYRIPYSEVKKYLEKREEIRAVIYARVSSTDQKEDLERQINYLTNYATAKGYKVVEVLKDIASGLNTQRKGLLRLFKLVEGRSIDVVLITYKDRLTRFGFEYLEEFFSTMGVKIEIVFGEEPKDATQELVEDLISIITSFAGKIYGMRSHKKTILVQGVKKLIGELSGEDSEVKS, from the coding sequence GTGGAAAGATTACTGAGACCTAAGGAGGCTTGCCAACTCCTCGGCATTTCATACTCAACCTTGTTAAGGTGGGTCAGGGAAGGGAAGATAAGGGTAGTAACAACTGAGGGTGGGAAGTATAGGATACCTTACAGCGAAGTTAAGAAATACTTAGAGAAGAGGGAGGAAATAAGGGCTGTAATTTACGCAAGAGTTTCATCAACTGATCAAAAAGAAGATTTGGAGAGGCAGATAAACTACCTAACAAATTACGCAACAGCAAAGGGTTACAAGGTAGTTGAAGTACTAAAAGATATTGCAAGCGGGTTAAACACACAAAGGAAAGGATTGTTAAGACTATTCAAACTGGTTGAGGGGAGGAGTATTGATGTCGTATTAATAACCTACAAGGATAGGTTAACGAGGTTTGGCTTTGAGTACTTAGAGGAGTTCTTTTCAACCATGGGAGTTAAGATCGAGATAGTTTTCGGTGAGGAGCCCAAAGATGCCACGCAGGAACTCGTAGAAGACTTAATCTCCATCATTACTTCATTCGCTGGGAAAATTTACGGAATGAGAAGTCACAAGAAGACAATCCTCGTTCAAGGTGTAAAAAAACTGATAGGTGAGCTAAGTGGAGAGGACAGTGAAGTTAAGAGTTAG
- a CDS encoding PaREP1 family protein, which translates to MAEEFAKEGLLHNAASKAFQAWKALLGDILVDIRGELLKKYLGKKKLKGRKVVKLVNCYYTYFLYRGTIPPFRKRCKLSFQISLSTS; encoded by the coding sequence ATAGCTGAGGAATTTGCAAAAGAAGGGCTTTTACATAATGCTGCGAGTAAAGCATTCCAAGCATGGAAAGCTCTGTTAGGTGATATACTGGTAGATATAAGGGGAGAGTTGTTAAAGAAATATCTTGGCAAGAAGAAATTGAAAGGGAGGAAAGTAGTAAAGTTGGTTAATTGCTATTATACCTACTTCCTATATAGAGGAACTATCCCTCCTTTTAGGAAAAGATGTAAACTTAGTTTCCAAATTAGCCTTAGCACCTCATGA
- a CDS encoding DMT family transporter, whose translation MKVVKYLIPYVLISSFNYYFAKEAISSASPIVFNLIRYLISTAIFVLLTKKVIFSKDIIQLAIYTTASSLLWAYGLLYVTPAESAVLSYTMPLFSIPIALLVLSENPTLIEIIGVIIGFSGVILYGLPLIHGFTLLGSIVTVINAIFWASFSVYYRKLREYNPLVVNSSQFAIGSIILTLLLPIDYKVNLNEQFVYGIAYTSIPGGALSFFLWNMIVKIEKISRVTVLSFLVPIITTLVEYILYGTLPLFIQVIGIILMFVGILVSRIRKI comes from the coding sequence GTGAAAGTTGTAAAATACTTAATCCCTTACGTTTTAATAAGTTCGTTTAACTATTACTTTGCCAAAGAAGCAATATCTTCTGCTTCACCCATTGTTTTTAACCTCATTAGATACTTAATATCTACAGCAATATTTGTCTTGTTAACTAAGAAAGTGATTTTTAGCAAAGATATAATCCAATTAGCAATTTACACTACTGCTTCATCACTCCTTTGGGCATATGGATTACTCTATGTAACTCCAGCTGAGTCAGCTGTGTTAAGTTATACTATGCCGTTATTTTCAATCCCAATAGCCCTTCTAGTGTTATCAGAAAACCCTACGCTAATTGAGATTATTGGTGTAATCATAGGGTTTTCTGGAGTGATCCTTTACGGTTTACCTTTAATTCATGGGTTTACGTTATTGGGATCAATTGTAACAGTTATTAATGCAATATTTTGGGCCTCTTTTTCAGTATATTATAGAAAACTAAGAGAATACAATCCACTAGTAGTTAACTCAAGCCAGTTTGCCATTGGTTCTATAATATTGACATTATTACTGCCGATAGACTATAAAGTTAATTTAAATGAGCAATTCGTATATGGTATTGCATATACTTCCATACCAGGAGGAGCATTATCGTTCTTTTTATGGAATATGATAGTAAAGATAGAGAAGATTTCAAGGGTTACTGTTTTAAGCTTTTTAGTTCCTATTATAACTACTTTAGTGGAATATATATTATATGGAACTCTTCCTCTATTCATTCAAGTAATTGGAATTATTCTCATGTTTGTAGGAATTTTGGTCTCTAGGATAAGGAAGATATAA
- a CDS encoding nucleotidyltransferase domain-containing protein, producing MSDAWKRFSLLSDLLELYKKEETQFKEYVSYLCERNYTVILFGSRARGDYKIYSDYDLLVIGEEMPKFPPTDAIELHFVKKEKLEDKIREFNTIVIDAFYEGKVICDKLNIYEDNKRKVLEKIKGLKRVKDGWVRENQH from the coding sequence GTGTCAGATGCATGGAAACGATTCTCTCTATTATCTGATCTACTAGAGCTCTACAAAAAGGAGGAAACACAATTCAAGGAGTACGTTTCCTATTTATGCGAGAGAAATTACACGGTAATACTCTTCGGTTCTAGAGCTAGAGGAGATTATAAAATTTACAGTGATTATGATCTTTTAGTTATAGGTGAAGAAATGCCAAAATTTCCACCAACCGATGCAATAGAACTTCATTTTGTTAAGAAAGAAAAGCTAGAAGATAAAATACGTGAGTTTAATACTATTGTTATTGATGCTTTTTACGAAGGCAAAGTTATCTGTGATAAACTTAACATTTATGAAGATAATAAAAGAAAAGTTCTTGAGAAGATTAAGGGACTTAAGAGGGTTAAAGATGGATGGGTTAGAGAAAACCAACACTAA
- a CDS encoding HEPN domain-containing protein, which produces MEEVAKIKNFQLNDKILDCANYLSLMYLGSRYPEEEIIDMDRSEGEKCVRCMETILSII; this is translated from the coding sequence TTGGAGGAGGTAGCAAAAATTAAAAATTTCCAATTAAACGATAAAATACTTGATTGTGCTAACTATCTCTCCCTAATGTATTTAGGTTCTAGATATCCGGAAGAAGAGATAATTGATATGGATAGAAGTGAAGGTGAGAAATGTGTCAGATGCATGGAAACGATTCTCTCTATTATCTGA
- a CDS encoding HEPN domain-containing protein gives MAKWFEKSDKDKEVAYLLLDKGYYPEACFHAVLAVELRLKGILVQTTGGNNLYTFDKETIGGGSKN, from the coding sequence GTGGCAAAGTGGTTTGAAAAAAGTGATAAAGATAAAGAGGTCGCTTATCTTCTTCTCGATAAAGGCTATTATCCGGAAGCTTGTTTCCATGCTGTCCTGGCTGTAGAACTGAGATTAAAAGGCATATTAGTTCAAACCACTGGGGGGAATAATTTATACACATTCGATAAAGAGACTATTGGAGGAGGTAGCAAAAATTAA
- a CDS encoding thermopsin: MRKYLTLALITVFLIPLISAYALILPQGYFLYIPINVNSLSALIYATKSNVTVSVAVMTLSQFNTFNETGVLKGLVVQNSSLVVNGVLLNPGEYYLVVYSPTQTANITYYYNLTQIKAENSSMYVEEFITIPGNSYYKLPIHLSTLGSPSQLLLTGVSNETVKYEVYNNESQLVFESSQVTLTFNYTSFTCYYNVSLPKGMYYLYIVNPSTTPALVAFEYRLYPIYVNPYLRSTLYNTTALPYGIASYGVTGDKTYSINTTSVRGFYNISSILAYNGSQSIVPQYGASLQLNAILVINNKDNTSQILWAQNVISFITNESAMNYCINIWNFTYPSASVINSSIIGKGNVYNSSNQYFYAYGTPYTVYNLPLSGFLEINETVMPGKGVEIIFSETEVENGTYTSSSAVIDEVLVKDPNVSSAYFLVDGSQYTPAGVKSSFGAFYDAELVFGGFADGEITNFKSLIATLSLCYFNGTDYEKFPSYYTFGADTAEATGNLHVTITSQGIAEVTVGTPDLEYSVVNSISPVVIHYPTQTEVKTTTINKTTTTTMSQNTTTTVSQAAGINTQNSSRGSSSLVDIIIGVLVIVLFPIVYIIVRRKK; this comes from the coding sequence ATGAGAAAATACTTAACGTTGGCTTTGATAACGGTTTTTTTAATCCCCCTAATCTCGGCTTACGCCTTAATCTTACCTCAAGGTTATTTTTTATATATACCAATAAATGTGAACTCTCTATCAGCCTTAATATATGCAACAAAGAGTAATGTTACTGTTAGTGTTGCAGTGATGACGCTTTCTCAGTTTAATACTTTTAATGAGACGGGTGTATTGAAAGGTTTGGTGGTACAAAACAGTAGTTTAGTGGTTAACGGTGTTTTACTGAATCCAGGTGAATACTATCTTGTGGTCTACTCTCCTACACAAACAGCTAATATCACTTATTACTATAACCTAACACAAATTAAAGCTGAGAACTCATCAATGTATGTTGAGGAGTTCATAACAATACCGGGAAATAGTTATTATAAATTGCCAATTCACCTATCAACACTAGGCTCACCTTCTCAACTGTTACTAACAGGAGTATCAAACGAGACTGTAAAATATGAAGTTTATAATAATGAGTCACAATTAGTGTTTGAATCGTCTCAAGTAACCCTTACTTTTAATTATACTTCGTTCACATGTTACTATAATGTAAGCCTACCTAAGGGAATGTATTATTTATATATAGTTAATCCTAGCACAACTCCGGCACTTGTAGCCTTCGAATACAGATTATATCCAATATACGTTAATCCGTATTTAAGGTCGACTTTATACAACACAACTGCCCTTCCATACGGAATAGCATCTTATGGCGTTACTGGTGATAAGACTTACTCTATAAATACTACTTCAGTTAGAGGTTTCTATAATATTTCGAGTATCCTAGCCTATAATGGTAGTCAGAGTATAGTACCACAATATGGTGCTTCGCTTCAGCTAAATGCTATATTAGTTATTAATAATAAGGATAACACTTCGCAAATATTGTGGGCACAAAACGTGATAAGCTTCATTACTAATGAATCAGCAATGAATTATTGTATAAATATATGGAATTTTACTTATCCTTCAGCCTCAGTCATAAATTCAAGCATAATAGGAAAAGGGAATGTATACAATTCCTCAAACCAATACTTCTACGCCTATGGTACACCATACACGGTCTATAATTTGCCTCTTTCTGGTTTCTTAGAGATTAACGAAACAGTTATGCCGGGTAAAGGAGTTGAAATTATCTTCTCTGAGACTGAAGTCGAAAATGGAACTTACACGTCTTCATCTGCAGTAATTGACGAAGTGCTTGTTAAAGATCCTAACGTCTCTTCAGCTTATTTCTTAGTTGATGGGTCTCAATATACTCCAGCTGGAGTAAAAAGCAGTTTTGGAGCATTTTATGATGCAGAACTTGTGTTTGGAGGATTCGCAGATGGAGAAATAACTAATTTCAAGTCACTAATAGCTACCCTTTCCTTATGCTATTTTAACGGGACGGACTATGAAAAATTCCCTTCTTATTATACTTTTGGAGCTGATACAGCAGAGGCTACTGGAAACCTTCATGTTACAATAACCAGTCAAGGAATTGCTGAAGTTACAGTTGGTACTCCAGATCTTGAATATAGTGTAGTAAACTCAATATCCCCAGTAGTCATTCACTATCCTACGCAAACCGAAGTAAAGACGACCACTATAAATAAAACTACTACAACTACCATGAGCCAGAATACTACAACTACTGTAAGTCAAGCTGCTGGAATTAACACACAGAACTCTTCAAGAGGATCATCATCACTAGTAGATATTATAATTGGAGTACTGGTCATTGTACTGTTCCCTATAGTATACATAATAGTGAGAAGGAAAAAGTGA
- a CDS encoding heavy metal-binding domain-containing protein codes for MSFRESDILITTAQELPGYKIVEVKGVVIGITVRSRGLGGNIAASFRSLIGGEIKEYVEMAEQARMQALERMIERAKALGANAVINVRFDSNELAQNMDEIIAYGTAVVATKSI; via the coding sequence ATGAGCTTTAGAGAAAGCGATATTCTGATTACTACTGCTCAAGAATTACCAGGGTATAAGATAGTTGAAGTTAAAGGAGTTGTAATTGGAATAACAGTGAGATCTAGAGGGCTAGGAGGTAATATAGCAGCTTCTTTTAGAAGTTTAATTGGAGGAGAGATTAAAGAGTATGTGGAGATGGCTGAACAAGCAAGAATGCAAGCTTTAGAAAGAATGATTGAAAGAGCTAAAGCACTAGGAGCAAACGCTGTAATTAACGTTAGGTTCGATTCTAATGAATTGGCTCAAAATATGGATGAGATAATAGCATATGGAACTGCTGTTGTTGCTACAAAAAGTATTTAA
- a CDS encoding DNA-binding protein, with amino-acid sequence MIAVADTSFLIDWVRYSKRDLIFKLFDLIYLPDSVFNEVRNERTLLWIAQGLENNNLAIYPELPQIREEALRLVYETRRLPIRAVDYPEAYCVVIGKVEGYTVLTENGGAVALVNYYKEYGDVKVMRALEVLIQLRNKGLITDIKYEIEEYSKQTGHRFSSKDLSGYGLI; translated from the coding sequence ATGATTGCAGTTGCAGATACTTCATTTTTAATAGATTGGGTTAGATATTCGAAACGCGATCTAATTTTCAAACTTTTTGACCTCATATATCTACCGGACTCGGTGTTTAATGAAGTAAGGAATGAAAGAACCCTCTTATGGATAGCTCAAGGTTTAGAAAATAATAATCTTGCAATATATCCCGAGTTACCACAAATAAGGGAAGAAGCTTTAAGGTTAGTTTATGAGACTAGAAGACTTCCGATAAGAGCAGTTGATTATCCCGAAGCTTATTGTGTGGTAATAGGTAAGGTAGAAGGTTATACAGTGCTTACAGAAAACGGTGGTGCTGTTGCTTTAGTAAATTACTATAAAGAGTATGGAGACGTTAAAGTAATGAGGGCATTAGAAGTTCTAATTCAACTTCGCAATAAAGGTTTAATTACGGATATAAAATATGAGATCGAGGAGTACAGTAAACAAACTGGGCACAGATTTTCATCTAAAGATTTAAGTGGTTATGGTTTAATTTAG
- a CDS encoding zinc ribbon domain-containing protein — MAYNPYGGYPPPQQPPGGYPPPYGQSPYGQPSSIFMCEQNMGLGGQQQMVPLQYPVNLQYVVQQVQMYLMGQGFNVFPFVGQNMAVIQAQHNSLLGMLTDKNVSYTIRICQGNMGGQWVAVVETGITNLMQDLLTLAGVGGGTFLLGDEVLHNKLVELLGGGLTAYDAYNLYKDYANEQQLINTVMMALMSAPPLYQSGMYPQQPGMYPQGGMYQQPGMYPQPGYQPNPYVQPTNPAYPAQQPQQQKPVVPQPQQQVKKIKCWKCGEEVDADAKFCPYCGASLTPVKCPKCGYVNQAGAKFCSNCGYQLTQTQTQ; from the coding sequence ATGGCTTACAATCCTTATGGAGGATACCCACCACCACAACAGCCACCAGGCGGTTATCCACCACCCTACGGACAATCGCCCTACGGACAGCCGTCATCAATATTTATGTGCGAACAAAATATGGGATTAGGTGGACAACAACAAATGGTACCATTACAATACCCAGTAAATTTACAATATGTTGTCCAACAAGTCCAAATGTACTTAATGGGTCAAGGTTTTAACGTTTTTCCCTTCGTAGGTCAAAATATGGCTGTTATACAAGCGCAACATAATAGTTTACTAGGAATGTTAACTGATAAAAACGTGAGCTACACAATAAGAATTTGCCAAGGCAATATGGGTGGACAATGGGTTGCTGTAGTCGAAACTGGAATAACTAATTTAATGCAAGATTTACTAACTTTAGCTGGTGTTGGTGGCGGAACTTTTCTTTTAGGTGATGAGGTTCTTCATAATAAACTGGTAGAACTATTGGGTGGCGGTCTTACGGCATATGATGCTTACAATCTTTATAAAGACTATGCTAATGAGCAACAATTAATTAATACCGTAATGATGGCTCTAATGAGTGCACCACCACTTTATCAATCTGGTATGTATCCACAACAACCAGGAATGTACCCGCAAGGTGGAATGTATCAGCAACCAGGAATGTATCCACAACCTGGATACCAGCCTAATCCTTATGTGCAACCTACTAATCCTGCATACCCAGCTCAACAGCCTCAACAACAAAAACCAGTTGTACCTCAGCCACAACAACAAGTAAAAAAGATAAAATGTTGGAAATGCGGTGAAGAAGTTGATGCTGATGCAAAATTCTGTCCTTATTGTGGTGCATCATTAACTCCAGTAAAATGTCCTAAATGCGGTTATGTAAATCAGGCTGGAGCAAAGTTCTGTTCCAACTGTGGTTACCAACTTACGCAGACACAGACACAGTAA
- a CDS encoding ArsR/SmtB family transcription factor, giving the protein MEPLLTELERLFSALSDRTRLSITLLLLEKGELTVDEISKDLKKSQSLISHHLSCLRNCGIVKVRKDGKYSLYSIASDNVAELIKVAMRIIKDYSESILGCEVLNEEKHVIKS; this is encoded by the coding sequence GTGGAGCCTTTACTAACTGAATTGGAAAGATTATTCTCTGCTTTGTCAGATAGGACTAGATTAAGTATAACACTTTTACTTCTAGAAAAAGGAGAGTTAACTGTAGATGAGATCAGTAAGGATCTGAAAAAGTCTCAGTCTCTAATTTCTCACCATTTATCTTGTTTAAGGAACTGTGGGATTGTTAAGGTGAGAAAAGACGGAAAGTATTCTTTGTATTCTATCGCAAGTGACAATGTTGCAGAGTTGATAAAAGTGGCTATGAGGATTATAAAGGATTATAGTGAGTCAATATTGGGTTGTGAGGTTTTAAATGAAGAAAAGCATGTTATAAAGTCCTAG
- a CDS encoding transcriptional regulator, whose translation MKFRINTSELKCENCGVELTEDNIYVRVINGKEHYFCCSHCADKYEQRIKM comes from the coding sequence ATGAAATTCAGAATAAATACCTCAGAACTAAAATGCGAAAATTGCGGCGTAGAACTAACTGAAGACAATATTTATGTTAGAGTAATAAATGGAAAAGAACATTATTTCTGCTGTTCGCATTGTGCTGATAAATATGAACAGAGGATTAAAATGTGA
- the merA gene encoding mercury(II) reductase, producing the protein MRLVILGNGAAAFAALIRANELGVKPVMISYGTIGGTCVNVGCVPSKRMLRIGEIYDYTRKTLGKDVYPDFFKAFEDKQEIVETLRKEKYIDVLSSYDVEYVEGKAHFISPREVKVNGKIIEGDKFIIATGSSPQIPDIPGLRELGYWTNVEALSPDRKISSLAVIGGRALALEFAQMYKRLGVDVLVLQRSKTVIPNWEPEIALAVQNYLSKEEGIYIATDVKIKEIKKGDEGGKKIVTDRGEAEVDEILVATGRRPNVDLNLDVAGVKLNDKGGVLVNETLQTTNPNIYAAGDVIGDLMLESLAGKEGSVAAENAILNSGKRIDRLSIPQVIFIEPNAARVGLTYLEAQREYEVESRVVKMSSVAKARILRESQGLIKMNVERNTKKILGVQMFGKYAAEVINEAALAIRLRATIDDIIDTVHVFPTMAESLKLAAMSFYRDVDKMSCCVD; encoded by the coding sequence ATGAGACTAGTAATATTAGGTAATGGGGCAGCAGCATTTGCAGCATTAATAAGGGCTAACGAACTTGGAGTTAAACCAGTAATGATTAGTTACGGAACTATAGGCGGAACTTGCGTTAATGTGGGTTGCGTACCTTCAAAAAGAATGTTAAGAATAGGTGAAATATACGACTACACAAGAAAAACTTTAGGAAAAGATGTATACCCAGATTTTTTCAAAGCATTTGAAGATAAACAGGAAATAGTAGAGACTTTGAGAAAAGAAAAATATATAGACGTTTTGTCCTCCTATGACGTGGAATATGTAGAGGGAAAAGCACACTTTATATCTCCTAGGGAGGTAAAAGTTAACGGTAAAATAATTGAGGGGGATAAGTTCATAATTGCAACGGGTTCTTCTCCTCAAATACCAGATATACCGGGATTAAGAGAACTCGGTTATTGGACTAATGTGGAGGCTTTGTCACCAGACAGAAAAATCTCCTCACTAGCAGTCATTGGTGGAAGAGCTCTAGCACTAGAATTTGCACAGATGTATAAAAGATTAGGAGTAGACGTTTTAGTACTCCAAAGAAGCAAAACAGTAATACCGAATTGGGAACCGGAAATTGCACTCGCTGTCCAAAACTATTTGTCAAAAGAAGAGGGCATATATATTGCTACTGACGTTAAAATTAAAGAAATTAAAAAAGGGGATGAAGGAGGGAAAAAAATAGTAACTGATAGGGGAGAAGCAGAAGTAGACGAAATTTTAGTTGCAACCGGAAGAAGACCTAATGTAGACTTAAACTTAGATGTAGCAGGAGTAAAACTAAACGATAAAGGAGGGGTATTGGTTAATGAAACGCTTCAAACGACAAACCCTAATATTTACGCTGCTGGAGATGTAATTGGAGATTTAATGCTTGAATCTTTAGCCGGTAAAGAAGGTTCAGTAGCTGCTGAAAACGCTATATTAAATTCTGGTAAAAGGATAGACAGACTTAGTATACCACAAGTAATATTCATAGAACCTAACGCCGCTAGAGTAGGACTTACCTATCTTGAGGCACAACGCGAATATGAAGTCGAATCAAGAGTAGTTAAGATGAGTAGTGTTGCTAAAGCCAGAATATTAAGGGAGTCCCAAGGGCTAATAAAAATGAATGTTGAGAGAAATACAAAGAAAATACTGGGAGTACAGATGTTTGGAAAGTATGCTGCAGAAGTAATAAATGAGGCTGCATTAGCAATTAGATTAAGGGCGACAATAGATGATATAATAGACACTGTCCACGTATTCCCTACAATGGCTGAAAGCTTAAAACTAGCGGCAATGTCGTTTTACAGAGATGTGGATAAAATGAGTTGTTGCGTTGACTAA